A section of the Metabacillus endolithicus genome encodes:
- a CDS encoding uroporphyrinogen-III synthase: MGEIRPLQGKRVLITRAKSQVEEFIQKIEEEGGVGISAPLLEIRPKKSSESIIHQTLTRLHEFDCIVFTSANGVKYFKKFLDQFGIPYETLQHMIAASVGRKTSKQMEKLNLTVSVIPEEFVAEKLAESIGEKLPKSSKILVIRGNLSRPVLITELKKQGFNTEDLIVYETLHNKREADKLISYIKEDQLDYITFTSSSTVDSFMKVLHKSELMQHLSKVTFICIGPITNNTLKEYGFTGVMPASYTIDDMVKLMVELEQNREDNQ; this comes from the coding sequence ATGGGAGAGATCCGTCCTTTACAAGGGAAACGGGTTTTGATTACTAGAGCAAAGTCTCAAGTAGAAGAATTTATTCAAAAAATTGAAGAAGAAGGCGGAGTTGGAATTTCAGCTCCGCTTCTAGAAATAAGACCTAAAAAATCGAGTGAATCGATTATTCACCAGACGCTGACAAGATTACATGAATTTGATTGCATTGTGTTTACGAGTGCAAATGGTGTTAAATACTTTAAAAAGTTCTTAGATCAATTTGGAATTCCTTATGAAACATTACAGCATATGATTGCCGCTTCTGTTGGAAGAAAAACAAGTAAGCAAATGGAGAAACTAAATCTCACTGTTTCTGTTATACCAGAAGAATTTGTTGCGGAAAAGCTGGCAGAAAGCATAGGAGAAAAGCTCCCTAAATCTTCAAAGATCCTTGTCATTAGAGGAAATCTATCTAGACCAGTTTTGATAACAGAATTAAAAAAACAAGGTTTTAACACGGAAGATTTAATTGTCTATGAAACATTACATAATAAAAGAGAAGCTGACAAGCTTATCTCATATATCAAAGAAGATCAGCTAGATTACATAACCTTTACAAGCTCATCTACTGTTGACAGCTTTATGAAAGTACTACATAAATCAGAACTCATGCAGCATTTGAGTAAAGTTACTTTCATATGTATCGGCCCTATTACTAATAACACATTAAAAGAATATGGATTTACAGGTGTTATGCCTGCTTCCTATACAATTGATGACATGGTGAAGTTAATGGTTGAATTAGAACAAAACCGGGAGGATAATCAATGA
- the hemC gene encoding hydroxymethylbilane synthase, with translation MRKIVVGSRRSKLALTQTNWVINQLKSFGLPFQFEIKEIVTKGDQILDVTLSKVGGKGLFVKEIEQAMMNGEIDMAVHSMKDMPGILPEGLTIGCIPNREDHRDVLISKDHKKLSELPSGAIVGTSSLRRSAQLLIERPDLEIKWIRGNIDTRLEKLKTEDYDAIILAAAGLARMGWSKDVVTEFLDPEICLPAVGQGALAIECRADDQELLDLFAKFTDLSTKLAVTAERTFLTKMEGGCQVPIAGFATVNDKKEIEFTGLIASPDGKEIYKQRVTGTDPVELGSKVAETLTNQGAKALIDRVKEELDQ, from the coding sequence ATGCGAAAAATAGTTGTTGGATCTAGACGTAGTAAATTGGCATTAACGCAAACAAATTGGGTAATTAATCAATTAAAATCCTTTGGTCTGCCGTTTCAATTTGAAATCAAGGAAATTGTAACAAAAGGTGATCAGATTTTAGATGTTACTTTATCAAAAGTCGGTGGAAAAGGCTTGTTTGTAAAGGAAATTGAGCAAGCAATGATGAATGGTGAAATTGATATGGCTGTTCATAGTATGAAGGATATGCCCGGAATTTTGCCTGAGGGTTTAACAATAGGATGCATTCCAAACCGTGAAGATCACCGCGATGTTCTTATTTCTAAAGATCATAAAAAGCTTTCAGAATTACCAAGTGGAGCAATTGTCGGAACAAGCAGCTTGAGACGAAGTGCGCAGCTTTTAATTGAAAGACCTGACCTCGAAATTAAATGGATTAGAGGAAACATAGATACTCGCTTAGAAAAGCTGAAAACAGAAGATTATGATGCAATTATTCTAGCTGCAGCAGGCTTGGCACGCATGGGCTGGAGTAAAGATGTTGTTACCGAATTCTTAGACCCGGAAATTTGCCTGCCAGCAGTAGGGCAAGGTGCCCTGGCAATTGAATGTCGTGCTGATGATCAAGAATTATTAGATCTTTTTGCAAAATTCACTGATTTATCTACAAAATTAGCCGTTACTGCTGAGAGAACCTTCCTTACTAAAATGGAGGGTGGATGCCAAGTACCTATCGCTGGATTTGCAACAGTAAATGATAAGAAAGAAATTGAATTTACAGGTCTTATTGCCTCACCTGACGGGAAAGAAATTTATAAACAAAGGGTTACAGGAACAGATCCGGTAGAATTAGGGAGTAAAGTCGCGGAAACATTAACAAATCAAGGAGCTAAAGCCTTAATCGACCGGGTAAAAGAGGAGTTAGATCAATAA
- the hemA gene encoding glutamyl-tRNA reductase, translating into MHILVVGLNYKTAPVEIREKLSFQPQELTDAMKQLKEQKSILENVIVSTCNRTEIYAVVDQLHTGRYYIKAFLADWFGLEKEEISPYLTIFEQDGALEHLCRVACGLDSMILGETQILGQVRTSFLQAQENNTTGTVFNQLFKQVISLAKRSHSETDIGANAVSVSYAAVELAKKIFGDLRSKHVLILGAGKMGELAVQNLHGSGVGKVTVMNRTLQKAEELANRFDGKAKGINELQCGLVEADILISSTGAKDFVITKEMMTHVEKMRKGRPLFMVDIAVPRDLDPKLADLDSVFLYDIDDLQGIVEANLQERKIAAEKIELMIEDEIVQFKQWINTLGVVPVISALRQKALNIQAETMESIERKMPNLTERERKVLSKHTKSIINQLLKDPIVKVKELSAEANAQESLDLFMKIFNIEEAVEEQMKMDKSEKLTIHANDPIYRASLQS; encoded by the coding sequence ATGCATATACTTGTTGTCGGCTTAAACTATAAAACAGCCCCTGTTGAAATTCGCGAAAAGCTCTCGTTTCAACCTCAAGAGCTAACAGATGCGATGAAACAGTTAAAAGAACAAAAAAGCATACTTGAAAATGTTATTGTATCTACTTGCAACCGTACAGAAATATATGCTGTAGTAGATCAACTTCATACAGGACGTTATTATATTAAAGCATTCTTGGCAGATTGGTTCGGACTGGAGAAAGAAGAGATTTCACCGTATTTAACTATTTTTGAACAAGATGGTGCATTAGAGCATTTATGTAGAGTAGCATGCGGATTGGATTCTATGATTTTGGGTGAAACTCAAATTCTGGGACAGGTTCGTACTAGCTTTTTACAGGCACAGGAAAACAATACAACAGGAACTGTGTTCAATCAGCTGTTTAAGCAAGTAATATCATTGGCTAAACGCTCACATTCTGAAACTGATATTGGAGCAAATGCTGTTTCAGTGAGTTATGCAGCAGTTGAACTTGCTAAGAAAATCTTTGGTGACCTTCGTTCTAAGCACGTACTAATTTTAGGTGCGGGTAAGATGGGGGAATTAGCTGTGCAAAATCTGCACGGCAGTGGTGTTGGTAAAGTTACTGTTATGAACAGAACGTTGCAGAAAGCTGAAGAGCTTGCTAATCGCTTTGATGGGAAAGCCAAAGGAATAAACGAACTTCAGTGTGGATTAGTGGAAGCGGATATCCTTATTAGTTCAACTGGTGCCAAAGATTTTGTTATTACTAAAGAAATGATGACACATGTGGAAAAAATGAGAAAAGGTCGTCCATTATTTATGGTCGATATTGCTGTGCCACGTGATTTAGATCCTAAGCTTGCGGATTTAGATAGTGTGTTTCTTTATGATATTGATGATTTACAAGGAATTGTTGAGGCAAACTTACAAGAGCGTAAAATTGCTGCGGAAAAGATTGAACTAATGATCGAAGATGAAATTGTTCAATTTAAACAATGGATTAATACGCTTGGAGTTGTACCTGTTATTTCAGCACTTCGTCAAAAGGCATTAAACATTCAAGCTGAAACGATGGAAAGTATCGAGAGAAAAATGCCTAACTTAACTGAACGTGAAAGAAAAGTTTTAAGTAAGCATACGAAAAGCATTATTAATCAATTGCTTAAAGACCCGATTGTGAAGGTAAAAGAGCTATCAGCAGAGGCTAATGCACAGGAATCATTGGATTTATTTATGAAAATCTTTAATATCGAAGAAGCTGTTGAAGAGCAAATGAAAATGGATAAATCAGAGAAACTGACAATTCATGCAAACGATCCGATTTATCGTGCTTCACTTCAATCGTAA
- the yihA gene encoding ribosome biogenesis GTP-binding protein YihA/YsxC, with amino-acid sequence MKVTSSEIVISAVKPAQYPEGDLPEVALAGRSNVGKSSFINKMLSRKGLARISSKPGKTQTLNFYIINEILHFVDVPGYGYAKVSKKEREAWGKMIETYITSREQLRAVILLIDLRHPPTSDDVLMYNFLKHYDIPTIVVTTKADKIPKGKWQKHAKVIKDALEIEKTDPLVIFSSETGLGKDEAWKTILHYTS; translated from the coding sequence ATGAAAGTAACAAGTTCAGAAATCGTTATAAGTGCAGTTAAGCCTGCTCAATATCCAGAAGGAGATTTACCCGAAGTAGCATTAGCAGGTCGTTCTAATGTTGGAAAATCATCCTTTATTAATAAAATGCTAAGTAGAAAAGGATTGGCTCGAATTTCATCAAAGCCAGGTAAAACACAAACATTAAATTTTTATATTATTAATGAAATACTACACTTTGTTGATGTACCTGGATATGGATATGCCAAGGTTAGTAAAAAGGAACGTGAAGCATGGGGGAAAATGATCGAAACCTATATCACTTCTCGTGAACAGTTGCGTGCTGTTATCCTTTTAATTGATCTTAGACATCCTCCAACAAGTGATGATGTACTAATGTATAACTTCCTAAAGCATTATGACATCCCAACAATCGTTGTGACAACCAAGGCAGATAAAATTCCTAAGGGTAAGTGGCAGAAGCATGCTAAGGTGATAAAAGATGCCTTGGAAATTGAGAAAACCGACCCATTGGTTATTTTTTCATCAGAAACCGGCTTAGGCAAAGATGAAGCTTGGAAAACAATTCTTCACTATACATCATAA
- the tig gene encoding trigger factor — MSVKWEKLEGNDGVLTVEVSAEEFTTALDEAFKKVVKQVSIPGFRKGKIPRGMFEQRFGVESLYQDALDIILPTAYPNAVDEAGIDPVDRPEIDVEQIEKGKSLIFTAKVTVKPEVKLGEYKGLEVEKLDDTVSDEDVDNELKQLQERHAELAVKEEGAIENGDTAVIDFDGYVDGEAFEGGAAENYSLEIGSGSFIPGFEEQLVGLEAGAEKDVEVTFPEEYHAENLAGKPAVFKVKVHEIKTKELPALDDEFAKDVNEEVETLDELKAQTRTRLEEAKKSEAENHLRDSLVDKAAEGAEVDIPNALIENEISRMMQEFEQRLQMQGMNLELYFQFSGQDEEALKAQMKDDAEKRVKYNLTLEAIAKAENIEVSDEDVEAELAKMAEMYNMPVENIKQALGGNAEGLKEDLKVRKAIDFLVDNSKVVA; from the coding sequence ATGTCAGTAAAATGGGAAAAATTAGAAGGGAACGACGGCGTTCTAACGGTTGAGGTTTCAGCAGAAGAGTTCACAACAGCTCTTGACGAAGCATTTAAAAAGGTTGTAAAACAAGTTTCAATTCCTGGATTCCGTAAAGGGAAAATTCCACGTGGAATGTTTGAACAACGTTTTGGTGTAGAATCATTATATCAAGACGCTTTAGACATCATCCTACCAACTGCATATCCTAATGCTGTTGATGAAGCTGGAATTGATCCTGTAGATCGTCCTGAAATCGATGTTGAACAAATCGAAAAAGGAAAAAGCTTAATCTTCACTGCAAAAGTTACAGTAAAGCCTGAAGTGAAATTAGGTGAATATAAAGGTCTAGAAGTTGAAAAATTAGACGATACTGTATCTGATGAAGATGTTGACAACGAATTAAAACAATTACAAGAGCGTCATGCTGAGTTAGCAGTTAAAGAAGAAGGCGCGATTGAAAACGGTGATACTGCAGTTATCGATTTTGACGGATATGTTGATGGAGAAGCATTCGAAGGTGGAGCTGCTGAAAACTATTCATTAGAAATTGGTTCTGGATCTTTCATTCCAGGATTTGAAGAACAATTAGTTGGTTTAGAAGCAGGTGCTGAAAAGGATGTAGAAGTAACATTCCCTGAAGAATATCACGCTGAAAACCTTGCGGGTAAACCAGCAGTATTCAAAGTGAAAGTTCACGAAATCAAAACAAAAGAACTTCCAGCTCTTGATGATGAGTTCGCAAAAGATGTTAACGAAGAAGTTGAAACTCTTGATGAGTTAAAAGCTCAAACAAGAACTCGCCTTGAAGAAGCGAAAAAATCTGAAGCAGAAAACCACCTGCGTGATTCATTAGTTGATAAAGCTGCTGAAGGTGCAGAAGTAGACATTCCAAATGCATTAATTGAAAATGAAATTTCACGTATGATGCAGGAATTTGAGCAACGTCTACAAATGCAAGGTATGAATCTTGAGTTATACTTCCAATTCTCAGGTCAAGATGAAGAAGCATTAAAAGCACAAATGAAAGACGATGCTGAAAAGCGCGTTAAATATAACTTAACACTTGAAGCTATTGCTAAAGCTGAGAACATTGAAGTTTCTGACGAAGATGTTGAAGCAGAATTAGCGAAAATGGCTGAAATGTACAACATGCCTGTTGAAAACATTAAACAAGCACTTGGTGGAAACGCTGAAGGCTTAAAAGAAGATTTAAAAGTTCGCAAAGCGATCGATTTTCTTGTAGATAATAGCAAAGTTGTTGCATAA
- a CDS encoding tetratricopeptide repeat protein translates to MKERYLDKGTLLLKEKKYHEALEMFAEAKKLKEDQAEIYLGMAICLMELGDLTEAKDICKKMLLEDIGHYFTVLQIYLTILIQLREYHEVQTTIEAVLEENQLPAESAEHFYKLLEFSRKMNQNEVDIFDDEGDQEAEQPLYIEDLLRDTNKQMAYVQSLHDRNISKHFASLKILLENEQIHPTIKSMILHLMIEHEIEKEMKVTKFGESLTVVPANLEDPAEYPFTKKVLTILDDTLGNENPTLFEAVKELWIRHLYVLYPFLPQPTEAKLWAAALHLVGYSMHGISIEQEEIEEIYDQLLPDLQEACNKIYQIEEISYLQI, encoded by the coding sequence TTGAAGGAGAGGTATTTAGATAAGGGAACGCTGTTATTAAAAGAAAAGAAGTATCATGAAGCACTTGAAATGTTTGCAGAAGCAAAGAAGCTTAAGGAAGATCAAGCTGAAATATATCTCGGTATGGCAATTTGCCTTATGGAGCTTGGTGACTTGACTGAGGCTAAAGATATTTGTAAAAAAATGCTCTTAGAAGACATAGGTCATTATTTTACTGTTTTACAGATTTATCTAACGATATTAATACAACTACGAGAATATCATGAAGTACAAACTACGATCGAAGCGGTGTTAGAGGAAAATCAGCTACCTGCTGAAAGTGCTGAACACTTTTATAAATTGTTGGAATTTAGCCGGAAAATGAATCAAAACGAAGTTGATATTTTTGATGATGAAGGAGACCAGGAAGCAGAACAGCCATTATATATAGAAGACCTTCTGAGAGATACAAATAAACAAATGGCCTACGTTCAGTCACTGCATGACCGTAACATTAGTAAACATTTTGCTTCACTTAAAATTTTGTTAGAAAATGAACAAATTCATCCTACAATCAAATCAATGATTTTGCACTTAATGATTGAGCATGAAATTGAAAAGGAAATGAAAGTAACAAAGTTCGGCGAAAGTCTTACGGTCGTACCTGCGAATCTGGAAGATCCTGCAGAATATCCTTTTACTAAAAAGGTGTTAACGATATTAGATGATACGCTAGGGAATGAAAATCCTACATTATTTGAAGCAGTTAAAGAGTTATGGATAAGACATTTGTATGTGTTATATCCATTCTTACCACAGCCAACAGAAGCTAAGCTGTGGGCAGCAGCTTTGCATCTTGTTGGTTATTCGATGCATGGGATTTCAATTGAGCAAGAAGAAATAGAGGAAATCTATGATCAACTATTGCCAGATTTACAAGAAGCATGCAATAAAATCTATCAAATAGAAGAAATTTCTTATTTACAAATATGA
- the leuD gene encoding 3-isopropylmalate dehydratase small subunit — translation MQPFTTHKGKVAVLNRTNVDTDQIIPKQFLKRIEKTGYGRFAFFDWRYLPDGSENPEFELNQEKSKGATILLAGENFGCGSSREHAPWAFSDYGFKAILAPSYADIFHQNCLKNGLLPITLEQAVLDLIREKSNAEGFELTVNLEKQEITDQNGLVQTFDVDPYWKDMLLHGKDEIDLTLHYDNQIKHYEETRRASFL, via the coding sequence ATGCAACCATTTACTACACATAAAGGCAAAGTTGCTGTATTAAACAGAACAAATGTTGACACAGACCAAATTATTCCAAAGCAATTTTTAAAGAGAATTGAAAAAACAGGATATGGACGATTTGCATTCTTTGATTGGAGATATCTTCCTGATGGATCTGAAAATCCTGAATTTGAATTAAATCAAGAAAAAAGTAAAGGTGCGACAATTTTACTTGCAGGTGAAAACTTTGGCTGTGGGTCTTCTCGTGAGCATGCTCCATGGGCTTTTTCAGATTATGGTTTCAAAGCTATCTTAGCACCTTCTTATGCAGATATTTTTCACCAAAATTGTCTGAAGAATGGCTTGCTGCCAATTACGCTTGAGCAAGCTGTTTTAGACCTTATCCGTGAAAAATCAAATGCTGAAGGCTTTGAATTAACAGTTAATCTTGAAAAGCAAGAAATCACAGATCAAAATGGTTTAGTGCAAACCTTTGATGTTGATCCATATTGGAAAGATATGCTTTTACACGGAAAAGATGAAATTGATTTAACGTTACATTATGATAACCAAATTAAACATTACGAAGAAACAAGAAGAGCATCATTTTTATAA
- the leuC gene encoding 3-isopropylmalate dehydratase large subunit, which yields MKPKTIIEKIYDEHVVQQEQGKPDLLYIDLHLVHEVTSPQAFEGLREKNRKVRRPDRTYATMDHNVPTVNRFVISDEVAKNQISALERNCKEFGIRLADLQSEDQGIVHVIGPELGLTLPGKTIVCGDSHTSTHGAFGAIAFGIGTSEVEHVLATQTLWRQRPKTLNIHVPGKLQKGVTAKDVILAVIGKYGVRFGTGYIIEYTGEVIENLSMDERMTICNMSIEAGARAGLIAPDETTFSYIKGKKYAPKGEELEKAVEYWRTLRTDEGAEYDKVITLNGDEIAPMVTWGTNPGMSVGVDEKTPDLNDFHNDEEVDEAKRAYSYMGLQPNTRIEDITIEHVFIGSCTNSRLTDLRQAAEVISSLKGKKVPSDVRAIVVPGSQKVKKVAEEEGLDVIFKEAGFEWRESGCSMCLSMNSDVVPEGERCASTSNRNFEGRQGKGARTHLVSPAMAAAAALHGRFVDVRHIQENAMSF from the coding sequence GTGAAGCCAAAAACGATTATTGAGAAGATATATGATGAACATGTTGTTCAACAAGAACAAGGGAAGCCAGATCTTCTATATATCGATTTACACTTAGTACATGAAGTAACATCGCCACAGGCTTTTGAGGGACTTCGAGAGAAGAATCGTAAAGTAAGAAGACCAGACAGAACGTACGCTACGATGGATCATAATGTACCAACAGTCAATCGCTTTGTAATCAGTGATGAAGTAGCCAAAAATCAAATTAGTGCACTTGAAAGAAACTGTAAAGAATTTGGAATTCGTTTAGCAGATCTTCAAAGTGAAGATCAAGGGATAGTACACGTAATTGGACCTGAGCTAGGGTTAACTCTTCCAGGAAAAACAATTGTTTGTGGTGATAGTCATACGTCAACACATGGAGCATTTGGTGCGATTGCATTTGGTATTGGGACCAGTGAAGTAGAGCATGTTTTAGCTACTCAAACACTATGGAGACAGCGTCCGAAGACGTTAAATATTCATGTTCCTGGTAAGCTACAAAAAGGTGTAACAGCTAAAGATGTTATCCTAGCTGTGATTGGAAAATACGGAGTACGCTTTGGTACAGGATATATTATCGAATATACAGGTGAAGTGATTGAGAACTTATCAATGGATGAGCGTATGACCATCTGTAATATGTCCATTGAAGCAGGAGCTAGAGCAGGACTAATTGCCCCGGATGAAACAACCTTCTCTTACATTAAAGGAAAAAAATATGCCCCTAAAGGTGAAGAACTTGAAAAGGCTGTTGAATACTGGAGAACATTAAGAACTGACGAAGGAGCAGAGTACGATAAAGTTATTACATTAAATGGTGATGAAATTGCTCCGATGGTAACATGGGGAACAAATCCAGGTATGTCGGTTGGTGTTGATGAAAAAACACCTGATTTAAATGATTTTCATAATGATGAAGAAGTTGATGAAGCTAAGCGTGCATACAGCTATATGGGTTTACAACCTAATACTAGAATTGAAGATATTACGATTGAACATGTGTTTATTGGGTCTTGTACAAATTCCCGTTTAACAGACTTAAGACAGGCAGCTGAAGTTATAAGTAGCTTAAAAGGCAAGAAGGTGCCGTCAGATGTACGTGCTATCGTTGTGCCGGGTTCTCAAAAGGTTAAAAAAGTAGCAGAAGAAGAAGGTCTAGATGTAATCTTTAAAGAAGCTGGCTTTGAGTGGAGAGAATCGGGTTGCAGTATGTGTTTAAGTATGAATAGTGACGTTGTACCAGAAGGAGAGCGCTGTGCATCTACCTCGAACCGTAACTTTGAAGGAAGACAAGGTAAAGGTGCCAGAACGCACTTGGTAAGTCCAGCTATGGCAGCTGCAGCGGCTTTACATGGACGTTTTGTAGATGTTCGTCATATTCAAGAGAACGCAATGTCATTTTAA
- the leuB gene encoding 3-isopropylmalate dehydrogenase, translated as MKKTIALLPGDGIGKEVVDVTVEILKAIAEHFNHQFQFNYGLIGGDAIDQKGTPLPEETIEACKKSDAIILGAVGGPKWDKNPVELRPERGVLLALRKALDLYANLRPITTFDSLLDSSPLKKEYVSGVDFVIVRELTGGLYFGKPSERIVRDGEDSVVDTLFYKRSEIERILVSAFEIAQKRRKHVTSVDKANVLESSRVWREVAEEVSARYPDVTLEHMLVDNAAMQLIRSPRQFDVIVTENMFGDILSDEASMITGSLGMLSSASLSSSGLHLYEPVHGSAPDIAGKGLANPVATILSAAMLLRQSFGLEEEAKAIEKAVDNVLNSGTRTADLANGEKAVSTKQMGEEIKNALADDHAILNIMEAYS; from the coding sequence ATGAAGAAAACAATCGCATTATTACCTGGTGATGGAATAGGTAAAGAAGTTGTTGATGTAACAGTAGAAATTTTAAAAGCAATTGCAGAACATTTTAACCATCAATTTCAGTTCAACTATGGATTAATCGGTGGTGACGCAATTGATCAAAAAGGCACTCCATTGCCTGAAGAAACAATTGAAGCTTGTAAGAAATCTGACGCCATTATTTTGGGGGCTGTTGGAGGACCTAAGTGGGATAAAAATCCTGTAGAATTAAGACCGGAGCGTGGGGTACTGTTAGCTCTACGTAAGGCACTTGATTTATATGCGAATTTACGTCCTATCACTACGTTTGATAGTTTATTAGATTCTTCCCCTTTAAAGAAGGAGTATGTTAGTGGAGTAGACTTCGTTATCGTACGAGAGCTGACAGGTGGATTGTATTTTGGAAAACCAAGTGAGCGTATTGTTCGTGATGGTGAAGACTCTGTTGTTGATACATTATTTTATAAACGTTCTGAAATTGAACGAATTCTTGTATCTGCATTTGAAATTGCGCAGAAGCGTCGCAAGCATGTAACTTCTGTTGATAAAGCAAATGTACTTGAATCGAGTAGAGTATGGAGAGAAGTGGCTGAAGAGGTGTCTGCAAGATACCCGGATGTAACACTTGAACATATGCTTGTTGACAATGCAGCTATGCAACTTATCAGATCACCAAGACAATTTGATGTTATTGTAACAGAAAATATGTTTGGAGATATCTTAAGTGATGAAGCATCAATGATCACAGGATCTCTTGGAATGTTATCTTCAGCAAGTTTATCATCATCAGGTTTACATTTATATGAACCTGTTCATGGTTCAGCACCTGACATTGCTGGCAAAGGCTTAGCAAATCCTGTCGCAACGATTCTTTCTGCTGCAATGCTACTACGTCAATCATTTGGATTAGAAGAAGAGGCAAAAGCAATTGAAAAGGCTGTTGATAATGTATTAAATTCAGGTACTCGTACAGCAGATCTTGCAAATGGTGAAAAAGCCGTTTCAACAAAACAAATGGGTGAAGAAATCAAAAATGCTCTTGCTGATGACCATGCCATTTTAAACATAATGGAAGCTTATTCTTAA
- a CDS encoding 2-isopropylmalate synthase: MRKINLFDTTLRDGEQSPGVNLNVKEKLEIAKQLEKLGMDVIEAGFPATSKGDLLAVQEIAKTVKNSSVTGLARSVKGDIDAAWEALKYAEEPRLHVFLATSPIHREFKLKKTKEQVIQTAVESVRYAAQFFPIIQWSAEDACRTELPYLAEIVEKVIEAGAHVINIPDTVGYITPKEYGEIFTYLRENVKGIDNVILSAHCHDDLGMAVANSLSAIEHGAGQIEGTVNGIGERAGNAALEEVAVALHIRSDYYKAKTGLYLKETKRTSDLISSLTGMVVPGNKAVVGRNAFAHESGIHQDGVLKEKTTYEIISPELVGVSTNSMVLGKHSGRHAFKNRLHELGFEISDEEVNKLFIAFKELTEKKKEITDDDLKALLIEEKVANREPAFELKSLQVQYGTAQIPTATITLLNQDNELIQEAATGAGSVEAIYNTLERCVGQSITLIDYRIQSNSSGRDALAQVYVKIRVGESEASGRGMAHDVLEASAKAYINAVNRISLLAEIPQLEASLLN; this comes from the coding sequence GTGCGAAAAATTAACCTATTTGATACAACGCTCCGTGATGGTGAACAATCTCCAGGTGTAAATCTTAATGTAAAAGAAAAACTAGAGATTGCTAAACAGCTAGAAAAACTCGGAATGGACGTTATTGAGGCAGGTTTTCCTGCTACATCAAAAGGTGATTTATTAGCAGTTCAAGAAATTGCAAAAACAGTGAAGAACAGTTCAGTAACTGGCCTCGCTCGATCTGTAAAAGGGGATATTGATGCAGCATGGGAAGCATTAAAATATGCTGAAGAACCTAGACTACATGTTTTCTTAGCTACTTCTCCAATTCATAGAGAATTTAAGCTCAAGAAAACAAAAGAGCAGGTGATTCAAACAGCTGTTGAATCTGTACGATATGCTGCACAATTTTTCCCGATTATTCAATGGTCAGCAGAGGATGCTTGCCGCACTGAATTGCCGTACCTAGCTGAGATCGTTGAAAAGGTGATTGAAGCAGGTGCACATGTTATTAACATCCCAGATACGGTTGGTTATATTACTCCAAAAGAATACGGAGAAATTTTCACTTACCTTCGTGAAAATGTTAAGGGGATTGACAATGTCATTCTATCAGCACACTGCCATGATGATTTAGGCATGGCAGTTGCTAATTCCCTATCAGCTATAGAACATGGTGCTGGTCAGATTGAAGGAACAGTAAATGGGATTGGGGAAAGAGCAGGAAATGCTGCACTAGAAGAAGTTGCCGTTGCCCTTCATATAAGAAGTGATTACTATAAAGCAAAGACAGGTTTATATTTGAAAGAAACAAAGCGTACGAGTGATTTAATAAGTAGCTTAACCGGTATGGTTGTTCCTGGAAACAAAGCGGTAGTAGGGAGAAATGCATTTGCTCACGAATCCGGTATTCATCAGGATGGTGTTCTTAAAGAGAAAACAACTTATGAGATTATCTCACCAGAACTTGTAGGTGTTTCTACTAATTCAATGGTATTAGGTAAACATTCAGGTCGCCATGCATTTAAAAACAGACTACATGAACTAGGTTTTGAAATCTCAGATGAAGAAGTAAATAAATTATTTATTGCTTTTAAAGAATTAACGGAGAAGAAGAAAGAAATCACTGATGATGATTTAAAAGCCCTGCTTATTGAAGAAAAAGTGGCTAACAGGGAACCTGCCTTTGAACTTAAATCTTTACAGGTTCAATATGGAACGGCTCAAATTCCTACGGCAACAATTACACTTCTAAACCAGGATAATGAGTTAATTCAAGAAGCAGCTACTGGAGCTGGTAGTGTTGAAGCAATTTATAATACGTTAGAAAGATGTGTCGGCCAGTCTATTACCCTAATTGACTACCGCATTCAATCAAATAGTAGTGGAAGAGACGCGCTAGCTCAAGTGTATGTAAAAATAAGAGTTGGAGAATCTGAAGCTAGTGGAAGAGGAATGGCACACGATGTGTTAGAAGCATCGGCGAAAGCTTACATCAATGCTGTAAATCGCATTTCTCTGCTAGCGGAAATTCCTCAATTAGAAGCAAGTCTACTAAATTAA